In Perca flavescens isolate YP-PL-M2 chromosome 7, PFLA_1.0, whole genome shotgun sequence, the following proteins share a genomic window:
- the LOC114558660 gene encoding YTH domain-containing family protein 1 isoform X3: MSATSIDPQRSKGQASKVQNGSLHQKETVHDNDFEPYLTGQSTQNNSYQSITDPYLSSYYAPSIGFPYPLSEAPWSTGGDPPIPYLTPYGPLSNGDHHFMPDTVFGQPGGLGSSIYPHRFNFFPENPAFSAWGTSGSQGQQTQSSAYGGSYSYPPSSLGGTLVPDGQTGFHSDTLNKAPGMNSLEQGMVGLKIGGDVTGQGSGVKAVGSVIGGPVVAATGNGATPIGMPPPKPTSWAAIASKPAKPQQLKAKVKPGMPNPGGALPPPPIKHNMNIGTWDKGPVTKVATAPLQQQQPLGLPHGMPPLASMQQGPMQPPPPQSLLQPQMQPMALQTHHHQHHQPPPQPYHNHTQPLQPQTRWVAPRNRNQGYGQGGPGHDGCGVMGMVGSGNSGPQTSASQGPGGESHPVLDKLRASHSYNPKNFEWNLKNGRVFIIKSYSEDDIHRSIKYSIWCSTEHGNKRLDSAFRAMNAKGPVYLLFSVNGSGHFCGVAEMRSPVDYGTSAGVWAQDKWKGKFDVDWLFVKDVPNSQLRHIRLENNDNKPVTNSRDTQEVPLEKAKQVLKIIATYKHTTSIFDDFSHYEKRQEEEEEVRKTFEPSPIQNRSRLDQERQNRNKQ; this comes from the exons TGCAAAATGGTTCACTGCATCAGAAGGAGACTGTCCATGACAATGACTTTGAGCCATACCTCACTGGTCAATCAACACAG AACAACAGCTACCAGTCTATTACCGACCCCTACCTGTCCAGCTACTATGCCCCCTCCATTGGATTTCCGTATCCCCTCAGTGAGGCTCCCTGGTCCACAGGAGGGGACCCCCCTATTCCATACCTCACCCCCTATGGACCCTTGAGTAATGGAGACCATCACTTTATGCCAGACACGGTGTTTGGCCAGCCGGGGGGTCTGGGAAGCAGCATCTACCCCCACAGGTTTAATTTTTTCCCTGAAAACCCTGCTTTCTCTGCTTGGGGCACAAGTGGCTCCCAGGGCCAGCAGACTCAAAGTTCAGCATACGGTGGCAGCTACAGCTATCCCCCCAGTTCTCTGGGGGGCACCCTGGTTCCTGATGGTCAGACAGGCTTTCACAGTGACACCCTCAACAAGGCCCCTGGTATGAACAGCCTGGAACAGGGTATGGTTGGCTTGAAGATCGGAGGGGATGTCACTGGCCAGGGGTCAGGAGTCAAGGCTGTGGGATCAGTGATTGGTGGACCTGTGGTGGCAGCCACAGGGAACGGAGCCACGCCTATTGGAATGCCACCACCCAAACCCACCTCCTGGGCAGCCATTGCCAGCAAGCCTGCCAAACCGCAGCAGCTGAAAGCTAAGGTGAAGCCAGGGATGCCCAATCCAGGGGGAGCTCTTCCCCCACCACCCATCAAACACAACATGAACATCGGGACCTGGGATAAGGGCCCCGTGACTAAAGTAGCCACAGCTCCACTGCAGCAACAGCAGCCTCTTGGCCTGCCTCATGGCATGCCACCTCTAGCCTCCATGCAGCAGGGACCCATGCAGCCCCCACCTCCCCAGTCTTTGTTGCAGCCCCAGATGCAGCCTATGGCCTTACAGACCCACCATCACCAGCACCATCAGCCACCACCTCAGCCCTACCACAACCACACCCAGCCCCTACAACCCCAGACCCGTTGGGTTGCCCCACGCAACCGTAACCAAGGCTACGGGCAGGGTGGCCCTGGCCATGATGGTTGTGGTGTGATGGGTATGGTTGGTAGTGGGAACAGTGGTCCTCAAACTTCTGCCAGCCAGGGACCTGGCGGAGAGTCCCACCCAGTGCTGGATAAGCTGCGTGCCTCCCATAGCTACAACCCCAAGAACTTTGAATGGAACTTGAAGAATGGACGTGTTTTCATCATTAAGAGCTACTCTGAGGACGATATCCATCGCTCCATCAAGTACTCCATCTGGTGCAGCACGGAGCACGGCAACAAGCGGCTGGACTCAGCCTTCCGGGCCATGAATGCTAAAGGCCCTGTATACCTTCTGTTCAGTGTCAATGGCAGTGGTCATTTCTGTGGTGTGGCAGAGATGCGTTCACCAGTGGACTATGGCACCAGTGCTGGTGTATGGGCACAGGACAAGTGGAAGGGCAAGTTTGACGTGGACTGGTTGTTTGTTAAGGACGTGCCTAATAGCCAGCTGCGCCACATCCGCCTGGAGAACAACGACAACAAGCCAGTGACCAACTCGCGTGACACCCAGGAGGTTCCTCTGGAGAAGGCCAAGCAGGTGCTCAAGATCATCGCCACCTACAAACACACCACCTCCATCTTTGATGACTTCTCCCATTATGAGAAGaggcaggaagaggaggaggaggtgcgcAAG ACTTTTGAACCTTCTCCGATACAGAACCGCTCTCGGTTGGATCAG gagcGCCAAAACAGGAATAAACAATAG
- the LOC114558660 gene encoding YTH domain-containing family protein 1 isoform X2, with protein MSATSIDPQRSKGQASKVTYLVPEVMAHPNLSFEYDRLNPRSLESLQNGSLHQKETVHDNDFEPYLTGQSTQNNSYQSITDPYLSSYYAPSIGFPYPLSEAPWSTGGDPPIPYLTPYGPLSNGDHHFMPDTVFGQPGGLGSSIYPHRFNFFPENPAFSAWGTSGSQGQQTQSSAYGGSYSYPPSSLGGTLVPDGQTGFHSDTLNKAPGMNSLEQGMVGLKIGGDVTGQGSGVKAVGSVIGGPVVAATGNGATPIGMPPPKPTSWAAIASKPAKPQQLKAKVKPGMPNPGGALPPPPIKHNMNIGTWDKGPVTKVATAPLQQQQPLGLPHGMPPLASMQQGPMQPPPPQSLLQPQMQPMALQTHHHQHHQPPPQPYHNHTQPLQPQTRWVAPRNRNQGYGQGGPGHDGCGVMGMVGSGNSGPQTSASQGPGGESHPVLDKLRASHSYNPKNFEWNLKNGRVFIIKSYSEDDIHRSIKYSIWCSTEHGNKRLDSAFRAMNAKGPVYLLFSVNGSGHFCGVAEMRSPVDYGTSAGVWAQDKWKGKFDVDWLFVKDVPNSQLRHIRLENNDNKPVTNSRDTQEVPLEKAKQVLKIIATYKHTTSIFDDFSHYEKRQEEEEETFEPSPIQNRSRLDQERQNRNKQ; from the exons TGCAAAATGGTTCACTGCATCAGAAGGAGACTGTCCATGACAATGACTTTGAGCCATACCTCACTGGTCAATCAACACAG AACAACAGCTACCAGTCTATTACCGACCCCTACCTGTCCAGCTACTATGCCCCCTCCATTGGATTTCCGTATCCCCTCAGTGAGGCTCCCTGGTCCACAGGAGGGGACCCCCCTATTCCATACCTCACCCCCTATGGACCCTTGAGTAATGGAGACCATCACTTTATGCCAGACACGGTGTTTGGCCAGCCGGGGGGTCTGGGAAGCAGCATCTACCCCCACAGGTTTAATTTTTTCCCTGAAAACCCTGCTTTCTCTGCTTGGGGCACAAGTGGCTCCCAGGGCCAGCAGACTCAAAGTTCAGCATACGGTGGCAGCTACAGCTATCCCCCCAGTTCTCTGGGGGGCACCCTGGTTCCTGATGGTCAGACAGGCTTTCACAGTGACACCCTCAACAAGGCCCCTGGTATGAACAGCCTGGAACAGGGTATGGTTGGCTTGAAGATCGGAGGGGATGTCACTGGCCAGGGGTCAGGAGTCAAGGCTGTGGGATCAGTGATTGGTGGACCTGTGGTGGCAGCCACAGGGAACGGAGCCACGCCTATTGGAATGCCACCACCCAAACCCACCTCCTGGGCAGCCATTGCCAGCAAGCCTGCCAAACCGCAGCAGCTGAAAGCTAAGGTGAAGCCAGGGATGCCCAATCCAGGGGGAGCTCTTCCCCCACCACCCATCAAACACAACATGAACATCGGGACCTGGGATAAGGGCCCCGTGACTAAAGTAGCCACAGCTCCACTGCAGCAACAGCAGCCTCTTGGCCTGCCTCATGGCATGCCACCTCTAGCCTCCATGCAGCAGGGACCCATGCAGCCCCCACCTCCCCAGTCTTTGTTGCAGCCCCAGATGCAGCCTATGGCCTTACAGACCCACCATCACCAGCACCATCAGCCACCACCTCAGCCCTACCACAACCACACCCAGCCCCTACAACCCCAGACCCGTTGGGTTGCCCCACGCAACCGTAACCAAGGCTACGGGCAGGGTGGCCCTGGCCATGATGGTTGTGGTGTGATGGGTATGGTTGGTAGTGGGAACAGTGGTCCTCAAACTTCTGCCAGCCAGGGACCTGGCGGAGAGTCCCACCCAGTGCTGGATAAGCTGCGTGCCTCCCATAGCTACAACCCCAAGAACTTTGAATGGAACTTGAAGAATGGACGTGTTTTCATCATTAAGAGCTACTCTGAGGACGATATCCATCGCTCCATCAAGTACTCCATCTGGTGCAGCACGGAGCACGGCAACAAGCGGCTGGACTCAGCCTTCCGGGCCATGAATGCTAAAGGCCCTGTATACCTTCTGTTCAGTGTCAATGGCAGTGGTCATTTCTGTGGTGTGGCAGAGATGCGTTCACCAGTGGACTATGGCACCAGTGCTGGTGTATGGGCACAGGACAAGTGGAAGGGCAAGTTTGACGTGGACTGGTTGTTTGTTAAGGACGTGCCTAATAGCCAGCTGCGCCACATCCGCCTGGAGAACAACGACAACAAGCCAGTGACCAACTCGCGTGACACCCAGGAGGTTCCTCTGGAGAAGGCCAAGCAGGTGCTCAAGATCATCGCCACCTACAAACACACCACCTCCATCTTTGATGACTTCTCCCATTATGAGAAGaggcaggaagaggaggaggag ACTTTTGAACCTTCTCCGATACAGAACCGCTCTCGGTTGGATCAG gagcGCCAAAACAGGAATAAACAATAG
- the LOC114558660 gene encoding YTH domain-containing family protein 1 isoform X1, translated as MSATSIDPQRSKGQASKVTYLVPEVMAHPNLSFEYDRLNPRSLESLQNGSLHQKETVHDNDFEPYLTGQSTQNNSYQSITDPYLSSYYAPSIGFPYPLSEAPWSTGGDPPIPYLTPYGPLSNGDHHFMPDTVFGQPGGLGSSIYPHRFNFFPENPAFSAWGTSGSQGQQTQSSAYGGSYSYPPSSLGGTLVPDGQTGFHSDTLNKAPGMNSLEQGMVGLKIGGDVTGQGSGVKAVGSVIGGPVVAATGNGATPIGMPPPKPTSWAAIASKPAKPQQLKAKVKPGMPNPGGALPPPPIKHNMNIGTWDKGPVTKVATAPLQQQQPLGLPHGMPPLASMQQGPMQPPPPQSLLQPQMQPMALQTHHHQHHQPPPQPYHNHTQPLQPQTRWVAPRNRNQGYGQGGPGHDGCGVMGMVGSGNSGPQTSASQGPGGESHPVLDKLRASHSYNPKNFEWNLKNGRVFIIKSYSEDDIHRSIKYSIWCSTEHGNKRLDSAFRAMNAKGPVYLLFSVNGSGHFCGVAEMRSPVDYGTSAGVWAQDKWKGKFDVDWLFVKDVPNSQLRHIRLENNDNKPVTNSRDTQEVPLEKAKQVLKIIATYKHTTSIFDDFSHYEKRQEEEEEVRKTFEPSPIQNRSRLDQERQNRNKQ; from the exons TGCAAAATGGTTCACTGCATCAGAAGGAGACTGTCCATGACAATGACTTTGAGCCATACCTCACTGGTCAATCAACACAG AACAACAGCTACCAGTCTATTACCGACCCCTACCTGTCCAGCTACTATGCCCCCTCCATTGGATTTCCGTATCCCCTCAGTGAGGCTCCCTGGTCCACAGGAGGGGACCCCCCTATTCCATACCTCACCCCCTATGGACCCTTGAGTAATGGAGACCATCACTTTATGCCAGACACGGTGTTTGGCCAGCCGGGGGGTCTGGGAAGCAGCATCTACCCCCACAGGTTTAATTTTTTCCCTGAAAACCCTGCTTTCTCTGCTTGGGGCACAAGTGGCTCCCAGGGCCAGCAGACTCAAAGTTCAGCATACGGTGGCAGCTACAGCTATCCCCCCAGTTCTCTGGGGGGCACCCTGGTTCCTGATGGTCAGACAGGCTTTCACAGTGACACCCTCAACAAGGCCCCTGGTATGAACAGCCTGGAACAGGGTATGGTTGGCTTGAAGATCGGAGGGGATGTCACTGGCCAGGGGTCAGGAGTCAAGGCTGTGGGATCAGTGATTGGTGGACCTGTGGTGGCAGCCACAGGGAACGGAGCCACGCCTATTGGAATGCCACCACCCAAACCCACCTCCTGGGCAGCCATTGCCAGCAAGCCTGCCAAACCGCAGCAGCTGAAAGCTAAGGTGAAGCCAGGGATGCCCAATCCAGGGGGAGCTCTTCCCCCACCACCCATCAAACACAACATGAACATCGGGACCTGGGATAAGGGCCCCGTGACTAAAGTAGCCACAGCTCCACTGCAGCAACAGCAGCCTCTTGGCCTGCCTCATGGCATGCCACCTCTAGCCTCCATGCAGCAGGGACCCATGCAGCCCCCACCTCCCCAGTCTTTGTTGCAGCCCCAGATGCAGCCTATGGCCTTACAGACCCACCATCACCAGCACCATCAGCCACCACCTCAGCCCTACCACAACCACACCCAGCCCCTACAACCCCAGACCCGTTGGGTTGCCCCACGCAACCGTAACCAAGGCTACGGGCAGGGTGGCCCTGGCCATGATGGTTGTGGTGTGATGGGTATGGTTGGTAGTGGGAACAGTGGTCCTCAAACTTCTGCCAGCCAGGGACCTGGCGGAGAGTCCCACCCAGTGCTGGATAAGCTGCGTGCCTCCCATAGCTACAACCCCAAGAACTTTGAATGGAACTTGAAGAATGGACGTGTTTTCATCATTAAGAGCTACTCTGAGGACGATATCCATCGCTCCATCAAGTACTCCATCTGGTGCAGCACGGAGCACGGCAACAAGCGGCTGGACTCAGCCTTCCGGGCCATGAATGCTAAAGGCCCTGTATACCTTCTGTTCAGTGTCAATGGCAGTGGTCATTTCTGTGGTGTGGCAGAGATGCGTTCACCAGTGGACTATGGCACCAGTGCTGGTGTATGGGCACAGGACAAGTGGAAGGGCAAGTTTGACGTGGACTGGTTGTTTGTTAAGGACGTGCCTAATAGCCAGCTGCGCCACATCCGCCTGGAGAACAACGACAACAAGCCAGTGACCAACTCGCGTGACACCCAGGAGGTTCCTCTGGAGAAGGCCAAGCAGGTGCTCAAGATCATCGCCACCTACAAACACACCACCTCCATCTTTGATGACTTCTCCCATTATGAGAAGaggcaggaagaggaggaggaggtgcgcAAG ACTTTTGAACCTTCTCCGATACAGAACCGCTCTCGGTTGGATCAG gagcGCCAAAACAGGAATAAACAATAG